In the Drosophila takahashii strain IR98-3 E-12201 chromosome 3R, DtakHiC1v2, whole genome shotgun sequence genome, one interval contains:
- the LOC138913310 gene encoding E3 ubiquitin-protein ligase RNF8-like produces MEHLLREEDPEPPRRFDLTKMKRTVLITKLRQEQRRTQAMGKRKDEMKAALVQCNKLLTDTRQLHQQQIQELANERDSLLQQLQQELGKNESLRQQIEEQDLSRNIIVESTLREREAQESHLHVQIGELELQKNNLEQKVNEVNEKLGKIHEENCCSICLMPWETDGAHRLVSLNCGHLFGDSCIRQHLERLRECAVCKQTVYMEDLRCIFGLSVLVAVQAAPSRLAAPPGQTDPLEQGDPLGLRYPYPYRHHLAG; encoded by the coding sequence ATGGAACACCTTTTAAGGGAAGAAGACCCAGAGCCCCCGCGACGATTCGATTTAACCAAGATGAAACGAACAGTCTTGATCACTAAACTCCGCCAGGAGCAGAGGAGGACCCAGGCCATGGGCAAACGCAAGGACGAGATGAAGGCCGCTTTAGTGCAGTGCAACAAGTTGCTAACGGACACAAGGCAGTTGCACCAGCAACAGATTCAGGAACTGGCCAACGAGAGGGATAGCCTGCTGCAGCAACTTCAACAGGAGCTGGGCAAAAACGAGTCTCTCCGTCAACAGATTGAGGAGCAGGACCTGTCCAGGAATATCATCGTGGAAAGTACACTTCGCGAGAGGGAAGCCCAAGAATCGCACCTACATGTGCAGATCGGAGAACTCGAACtccagaaaaataatttagaacaGAAAGTGAACGAGGTGAATGAAAAGTTAGGGAAGATACACGAGGAAAATTGCTGTTCGATTTGCCTCATGCCTTGGGAGACTGATGGCGCCCATCGCTTAGTTTCCTTGAACTGCGGCCACTTGTTCGGGGACAGCTGCATCCGCCAGCACTTGGAACGCTTAAGAGAATGCGCCGTCTGCAAGCAGACTGTTTATATGGAGGATCTTCGCTGTATCTTCGGGTTAAGCGTCCTAGTGGCTGTACAGGCTGCTCCTTCGAGATTGGCTGCTCCTCCGGGACAGACTGACCCTCTAGAACAGGGTGATCCTCTAGGACTTCGCTATCCTTATCCTTACCGTCACCATCTGGCAGGCTAG